A single window of Sandaracinaceae bacterium DNA harbors:
- a CDS encoding TIGR00730 family Rossman fold protein produces the protein MRVCVFCGSSPGSRPIYLEGARAVGRALAERGVGVVYGGASVGCMGAVADAALEAGGEVIGVIPHSMVDRELAHPGLTDLHVVEGMHERKALMTALSDAFLALPGGHGTLDELFEALTWAQLGIHAQPIGVWNLEGYWDPLFAMLDRVVEEGFLRPHHRTLLLSSHALEPLIDSLVS, from the coding sequence ATGCGCGTGTGCGTCTTCTGCGGTTCGTCTCCCGGGTCCCGGCCCATCTACCTCGAGGGCGCGCGGGCGGTGGGACGCGCCCTCGCCGAGCGTGGGGTCGGCGTGGTCTACGGGGGCGCGTCGGTCGGCTGCATGGGCGCGGTGGCGGACGCCGCGCTCGAAGCCGGCGGCGAGGTGATCGGCGTGATCCCGCACTCGATGGTCGACCGCGAGCTGGCGCACCCCGGGCTGACCGATTTGCACGTCGTCGAGGGCATGCACGAGCGCAAGGCGCTGATGACGGCGCTCAGCGACGCGTTCCTCGCCCTGCCCGGCGGGCACGGGACGCTGGACGAGCTCTTCGAGGCGCTGACCTGGGCCCAGCTCGGCATCCACGCGCAGCCGATCGGGGTCTGGAACCTCGAGGGATACTGGGACCCGCTCTTCGCGATGCTCGACCGGGTCGTCGAGGAGGGGTTCTTGCGCCCTCATCACCGGACACTGCTCCTGTCCAGCCACGCTCTCGAGCCGCTGATCGACTCGCTCGTCAGCTGA
- a CDS encoding universal stress protein produces MSEDTSKTGASSNGAIRIVVGVDFTEVGDVALDEAIRYARRLETSELHPVFVITERVKNHLEEVNRHLDEAYKALRKRVVDHCEALAEQWEQHIFFHVRLSKEPAEAIHQVAIDIDADAIFVGTHGRRGVQKMLLGSVAEQLVRTAHVPVMVARPNELSELEKTPKPEPAVPGEDIHHARVMATEHIAFGKRPSHIAYLI; encoded by the coding sequence ATGAGCGAAGACACGAGCAAGACAGGTGCGTCCTCCAACGGGGCGATTCGAATCGTGGTGGGCGTCGACTTCACCGAGGTCGGAGACGTCGCCCTCGACGAAGCCATCCGATACGCGCGGCGGCTGGAGACGAGCGAGCTCCACCCGGTCTTCGTGATCACCGAGCGCGTCAAGAACCACCTGGAGGAGGTCAACCGTCACCTAGACGAGGCCTACAAGGCGCTCCGAAAGCGGGTGGTCGACCACTGCGAGGCGCTCGCCGAGCAGTGGGAGCAGCACATCTTCTTCCACGTGCGCCTCTCGAAGGAGCCGGCCGAAGCCATCCATCAGGTCGCGATCGACATCGACGCGGACGCGATCTTCGTCGGCACCCACGGCCGCCGTGGGGTGCAGAAGATGCTGCTCGGGTCGGTGGCGGAGCAGCTGGTCCGCACGGCGCACGTCCCGGTCATGGTGGCGCGCCCGAACGAGCTGTCGGAGCTCGAGAAGACGCCCAAGCCCGAGCCCGCGGTGCCGGGCGAGGACATTCACCACGCCCGCGTGATGGCCACCGAGCACATCGCCTTCGGCAAGCGCCCGAGTCACATCGCGTACCTCATCTAG